Genomic segment of Serinicoccus hydrothermalis:
CATCGGCACCCTCGTCTTCTCCACCGTGCTGCAAATGGTCATCGGCGAGCTGGGCCCCAAGAACTGGGCGATCGCGCGCCCCGTGCCGCTGGCCCGGGCGCTGTCCCGCAGCACCCTCATCTACCTCACGATCCTCGGCCCGGTCATCGCGCTCTTCGACAAGGCCTCCAACGCGCTGCTGCGCTCGGTGGGCATCGAGCCGGTGGAGGAGCTGCCGCAGGGCGCCACCCCCGAGGACCTCACCCGGATCATCGCCGAGTCGCACAGCGGGGGGACGCTGGACGAGGACCTGTCGACCCTGCTCGGGCGCGGCCTGGCCTTCCGGGACCGCGTGGCCGAGGAGGTCATGACGCCGCGGACCTCGGTCCAGACGATCCAGGCCGACGAGCAGGCCGCGGTCGTGCTCGACGCCCTGCAGAGCGGGCACTCCCGCTTCCCGGTCATCGGCCGCGACATCGACGACATCGTCGGCGTGATCGGGCTGCACGACCTGCTCGACGTCGAGCCCGAGGTGCGCCGCACGGCCCTGGTGCGCGACCTGGCCGACGACGCCCTCATCCTGCCGGAGTCGCTGCCGCTGCCGAAGGTCCTCGAGGCGCTCCGGGAGGGCCACCAGCAGATGGCCGTCGTCGTCGACGAGTACGGCGGCTTCGCCGGGATCGTGACCTTCGAGGACGTCGCCGAGGAGGTCGTCGGGGAGATCTGGGACGAGGACGACGACGAGGAGGCCACGAGCGCCGCACGCCCGGACGGGATCTGGGACCTCTCGGCCCGGTTGCGGATCGACGAGGTCGCCCAGCTGACCGGCGTGGAGCTGCCCGAGCACGAGCACTACGACACGCTGTCCGGCCTGGTCCTGGACCAGCTGGGCCGCACGGCCGACGAGGGGGACAGCGTGGTCGTCACCTGGAACAGCCGGGACGGGGAGGGCGAGGAGTATGTCCACCTCACCCGGATCGACGTCGTCACCACCCAGCGCTACGTCCCGGAGACGGTGACCCTGCACCCGATGGTCACCCGCACGCTCGAGGAGTGGCGCGACCTCGGCGACGAGGAGCGCGAGCACCTCGGCGACGGGCTGGTCATCGCCACCGCCCAGGCCGAGGACCAGCTGGAGGTGGCCCGATGAGCACCACCCAGGCCCTCCTGGTCAGCCTCGTGCTGCTCGTCGCCAACGGCTTCTTCGTCGGGGCCGAGTTCGCGATCGTCGCAGCCAAGCGACACCGGCTCGAGGAGCGCGCGGAGGCCGGCAGCCGGTCGGCGCGCGCGGCCGTCGACGCCTCGAGGGAGCTGTCCCTCATGCTCGCCGGGGCCCAGCTCGGCATCACGCTGTGCACGCTGGCCCTCGGCGCCCTGGCCAAGCCGGCCGTCGCCTACCTGCTCGAGCCGGTCATCCACGCCCTCGGCGTCCCCGACGTGGCGGTGCACGCCATCGCGGTCGTCTTCGCCGTGTCCATCGTGGTCTTCCTGCACATGGTCGTGGGCGAGATGGCGCCGAAGTCGTGGGCCATCTCCCACCCGGAGAGCTCGGCGATGCTGCTGGCGCTGCCCTTCCGCGCCTTCACCTGGCTCGCGCGCCCCGTCCTGTGGCTCATGAACGCCCTGGCCAACCTGCTGCTGCGCCTGGGCGGCATCGACCCGGTGGACGCCCTGGGCAACGCGCAGAGCCCGGCCGACCTGCAGCTGCTGCTGGCGCAGTCGCACGAGCACGGGGTGCTCGAGGACGCCGACCACCAGATCCTCACCGGGGCCCTGCGGCTCGAGGAGGAGACGGTCGAGGCCGTGATGTTCGGGACGACCGAGGCGGTCACCATCCCCCGCACCGCCACCGCGGCGGACGTCGAGCGCATCAGCCACGCCAGCGGCCGGTCCCGGCTGTTCGTCGTGGAGCCCACCGGCCGGCAGGGCCAGCAGCGCATCCGCGGGCTGGTCCACGTGCGCGACGCCATCCTCGCCTCGGCCCAGGGCCGCGGCGGAGGGTCGCTCGGCGACTTCCTGCAGCCGGTGGCCTCGCTGCCGGCGTCCATGCCGCTCATCGACGCGGTCTCCAGCCTGCGGCAGCAGCGCGGCCAGCTCGCGCTCGTGCGCGACGATGCGGGCCGGGTCGTCGGGATGGCCTCGATGGAGGACATCCTGGAGCAGATCCTCGGCGAGTTCGACGACGAGTCCGACCCCGAGAGCGACAGCGCCGACGCCGGTGCCGACGAGCAGCCGGCGCCCCAGGTGCAGGCCTCCCCCGCCTGACCGGCATACCCCGGCACCCACGCCTGACCGGCATACCCCCGCACGCGCGCCTGACCGGCATACCCCAGGCGCCCGAGCCGGAGGTGCCTCTGCCGGAATTCGACTACTGCTCCGCTCGCCATGGCGACGATTCGAGAGGTCGAATTCGGGATCTGCCCGTTCGCGACGACGTGGGCGCCCGGGGAGGATCGGTGCGCCTGCACGCATCCTCACCGCCGCAGGCCCGTCACCCGGGGAGGGTCGGTGCACCTGCACCCATCCTCCCCACGCCACTCCTCACGCCCGCGTCCCCCGGGTATGCCGAAGGGCCCCGGCCGCAGTGCGGTCGGGGCCCTTCGTGCGGGCTCGTGCGAGGGCTGGGTCAGCCCACCCGGCCGTAGCCGGAGACGCCACCGAAGACGGCGCGGTACTGGCTCGGGATGCCCGGGCGGCCAGAGTCGTACATCATGCCGTTACCGGCGTAGATGCCGACGTGGTAGGCCGGGTAGCCGAAGAAGATCAGGTCGCCCGGCTGGGGGTTGCTGACCGGGGTGGCGTAGGACTGCTGGGCCGCGGCGGTGCGCGGCAGCGAGATGCCGGCCTGGCCGAAGACCCAGGAGGTGTAGCCGGAGCAGTCGAAGCCGGTGGCGGGGCTGGAGCCGCCGTAGGAGTACATGTAGCCGGTGTAGGCGGCGGCGATGCCAAGGATGCCACCGCTGGGGGCCGGAGCGGCGGGCTCGGGCTCCGGCTCGGCCTGGACGACCGGCTCGGGCTCCGGCTCCGCCTGCACGGCGGGCTCGGCCTGGACGGCGGGCTCCGGCTGGGCCTGACGCTCGTTGGTGCGGCTGGCGGTGGTCTCCTCACGGGTGGAGACCTGCTCGGCGGCCTGCTCGGTCACCTGGTCGGTGGCCGGGGCGGCCTGCTCGACGACCGGCTCCGGCTCGGGCTCCTCGACGACCGGGGTGAAGGCGGTGAAGCCCCCGATGCCGAACGAGGCCAGGTCGACGTCCTCGGGCGCAGCCACGGCCTCGGCCGGGCGGTCCACGGTCACGGTGCGGTCGGCGGTCACCTGACCACCGATGCGCTGCAGACCCTCGCCACGGTCCTGGGGCAGGTCCGGGGTGGCGTTGGCGGTCAGGGCCACGCCGGCCAGCAGGCCGGTCGAGGTGGCCGCGACAGCCGCCGTGCGGGTCAGGGCGGAGCTGGTCGTGCTGAGGCGACCGGGCCGACGGTGCCGGCCGGTGATGCGCTGCGTCATGTAGTTCCTCCAGTGCCTGCGGGGTGAGCTGTCGGGCTAGGGCTGGAGTGCCCCTGGTCCGACAGGGCCGGACCGTTCGCCCCAAGGAACCGGAATCGGTTCCAGAGGTGGTTCCCCCGCTCCTGTCAAGCGGTGTTCGTACGTGCCACGGCCCCGGCTGCGCGCGGACAGGACTAGGCAGTTGCGCTTCGGGGGTCCCCCCAGGGAGGAGGACTCATCGAGAGTACACAGAGCCGGTAACAAATGTCACGCTGAGGTAACGACGCTGTGGACAACTCGTGACGGCCCCACCAGCAACATGCCCTCTGACCTGCGGATTCGTCGTCCGACTTGACCGATCTCCCAGGTTACGGGTGAGCCATCTCACACGTCAGGAGGCGTCCTGGGGGACGCAGAAGATGTGCGCGGCGACGTCCGTCGGCAGCGACACGGCCTCGCCCTCGAGCGCCTCCACGATGGTCCGGCCGTCCTCGCCCCAGACCTCGACGGCGGCCCCCGGGCGCACGCCCGACTCCAGCAGCAGCCCGAGCACCTCGGGGTCCACCTGGACGGGCTCCCCGAGCCGCACCACGGTGGTCGCGGTGCGACCCTCCTGCTCGGCGAGCTCGCTGCTCGCGACCCCCTGCGCGGACGGCGCCTGCGCCTGCCCGAGCTCGTCGAGCCCCGGCACGGGGTTGCCGTAGGGCGAGCTGGTGCCGTCCTCGACGAGCTCGAGGATGCGCTTCTCCACCTGCTCGCTCATGACGTGCTCCCAGCGGCACGCCTCGTCGTGGACGTAGGCCGGGTCCAGCCCGATGACGTCCATGAGCAGCCGCTCGGCCAGCCGGTGCTTGCGCATGACCCGGACCGCGGACCTGCGCCCGTGGTCGGTCAGCACGAGGTGACGGTCCTCGGCCAGCTCCAGCAGCCCGTCGCGCTCCATCCGGGCGACGGTCTGGGACACGGTGGGCCCGGACTGGCTCAGCCGCTCGGCGATCCGTGCCCGCATGGGCAGGACGCCGTCCTCCTCCAGCTCGAAGATCGTCTTGAGGTACATCTCCGTCGTGTCGATCAGGTCGCCGCTCACGGTGCCATCCTAGGGTCGGGGTCCGACAGGCGCGGGTGCTGCGCCCGTCTCACGGCTGGATCCTGCTGCGTCGCCAGGCGGCCGGGTCGTCCAGGCCACCCTGCGCGGCACGCTCCCAGACCAGACGGTCGTGCAGCCGGTCGCGTCGGCCGGCCCACACCTCGACCCGCTCGGGGACGATGCGGTAGCCGCCCCACGTCTCCGGTCTGGGCACGTCGTCGGGGCTCCCCCGGTCCGGCCAGCGCTGCGCGCACTCCTGGTATGCCCGCTCCAGCGTCTCCCGGTCGGCGACCGGGGCGCTCTGGGTCGAGGCGTGGGCGCTGATGCGCGAGCCGTAGGGCCGGCTGCGGAAGTAGTCCTCGACGAGCTCCTCGGGCAGCTCCTGCGCCCGGCCGCGGAAGCGCACCGCCCGGAACATGCCGGCCCAGGTGAGGGTCGCCGCGACCTTGTCGTTGGCGGCCAGCTGCAGGCCCTTGGCCGAGTCGGTACTGGTGAGGAAGCCCGGCCCCCCGGGGTCGAGGAAGCGCATGAGGACCGCGCGGACGTCGGGCATACCGTCGGTGTCGACCGTCGCGACCCACAGCGCCGCCGGCTCGGGGACGTCCCCGTGCTCCTCGTGCCGCGCCAGCGCCTGGTCGAACCACTCCCGGACCAGGGGCAGCGGCGCCTCCGGCGCGTCCTGCTCGAGGATCCCCTCGCCGGTGTAGTCGGTGCGGCCGCCCAGCGCCCCGCTCATCGCCGGCCCCGGCGCGGGAGGTGGACGGTGCGGCGCAGCTCGTCGGGGGTGTGCCGCTTGCCCGGGTCCGCGTTGAGCAGCAGCGTGTCGAAGGGCGCGTCGGTGTGCGGGTGCACGCCGACCGGCTCGTTGCGGGAGAAGACCACCCAGTAGGGCTGGCCGCGGTGGAAGACCTGCTGCAGCGAGCCCTCCACGACGGTGTCCGCGTGCGCGAGAGCGTGCTTGCGCGGGTTGGTGCGCGTCCGCGCGGCCTGGTCCTGGACGAACCGGGTCGCGGGCTCACGCTGCTTGAGGATCTGGTCGACGACCTGCGGACCGTACTTCTGGGCCATGGCGTACACCACGGGCCCGTACTTGATCGCCTGCTTGGCCAGCCGGGTCTTTCCACCGGGCACGGGTCCTCCTGCGGATCTGGGGTGCCCCGCCAGACTAGGCGGTGACTCTGGGTCAACGCCCGACGGCATACCCCTGCATTCCCCGGGGGTTCGCGCCGGCGCTGAGCACACCGGTCTCCGGGTCGCGGGCCACGGCGCACATCCGCCCCAGGCTCCACGGCCCCTGGTCCAGCACCTCGTGGCCGCGGGCGCGCAGCCCGTCCAGCACCTCGTCGCCGAGCCGGGACTCCGCGACGAGCACGCGGGGCTCGCTGGCGCGCGGGTGGAAGGAGCCGGGGAAGCTGGTGGTGTGGAAGACCGGGGCGTCGATCGCCTCCTGGAGCTCGGCGCCCCCGACGAGGTGGCGCAGCAGGAAGACGCTCTGCCACTGGTCCTGCTGGTCGCCGCCGGGGGTGCCGCACGCCAGGACGGGTATGCCCTCGCGCAGCACCATCGTCGGCGTGAGCGTGGTCCGGGGCCGCCGGCCGGGCACGAGCGAGCTGGGCAGCCCCTGCTCGAGCCACATCATCTGCAGCCGGCTGCCGAGGGCGAAGCCGAGCTCGGGGATGAACGGGCTGGACTGCAGCCAGCCGCCGCTGGGGGTTGCGGAGACGAGCATGCCCCAGCGGTCGACCACGTCGACGTGGCAGGTGTCGCCCCGGGTCGCGCCGTCCCGCTGCACGGTGGGCTCCCCGGCGCTGCCGTCGGCGGCGTCCGCGCCGGCTCCCTCGGTGACCAGCGCCTGCTCGGCCAGCCGCGGCTCGCGGCCGCCGGGCGAGCCGGGTCGCAGCTCGCGGGAGGCGCGGGCGTCGATGAGGCCGGCGCGGTCGGCGAGGTAGGCCTCGTCCAGGAGGTCGGCCATCGGGAAGGCGTCCTCGCCCGCGCTGTCCCCCAGCCACGCCTCCCGGTCCGCCATGGCGAGCTTCCACGCCTCGACGAGGGTATGCACGCCCTCGACGGTGTCGAGGTCGGTCACGTCGGCGTCGCCGGCGGCCATCTCGTCCACCATCGCCAGCACCTGCAGCAGCGCCGGGCCCTGGCTCCACCGGCCCGCCTTGGCGATCGTGTGGCCGCGCCACTGCGCCGTGACCGCATCCTCCCAGGTGGCCTCGAAGGAGGTGACGTCGTCGGCGGTGATGACGCCGGGCAGCACCGCCCCGCCGCTGTGCCGGAAGGCCCGACGGGCGAAGGCGTCGATCGCCTCGGCGACGAAGCCCTGGCGCCAGGCGGCGAGGACCGCGTCGATCCCGTCCTCGCGGGAGCCGCCGCCCCGCACCGCGTCCCGCTCGGCCTCCAGCAGCCGCTCCAGGGTGTCGGCCCAGGCCGGGTTGGTGACGATGCTGCCGGGCGCGGGGGGCTCGCCCCCCGTCAGCCACTGGTCGGCGGAGGTGTGCCAGTCGGACTCGAAGAGCTCGCGCACCGACGCGATGGTGCTGCTGACCCGTGGCACGACCGGGTGGCCGTGCCGGGCGTAGTGCAGGGCCGGTTCGAGCGCCTCCTGCGCGCTGACCGTCCCGCGGTCGCGCAGCAGGGTCAGCCAGGCGACGGTCGCCCCCGGCACCGCGGTGGCCAGCGGCCCGGACCCGGGGACCCGGTCCAGCCCCGCGGCGGCGAAGTGCTCCGGGGTCGCGCCGGCGGGCGCCGGACCCTGGCCGCACAGGACGCGCGGGGTGGGGTCCTCGACCGAGGAGACGATGAGCGGCAGGTCGCCACCGGGGCCGTTGAGGTGCGGCTCGACGACCTGGAGCGCGAAGCCGGCGGCGACCGCACCGTCGGCGGCGTTGCCGCCGAGCTCGAGCAGGCGCATACCGG
This window contains:
- a CDS encoding hemolysin family protein, giving the protein MLIVGGIAVIVVLTLMTGYFVAQEFAYVSVDRGRLRHLADEGDAAAQRALKVTSRLSFTLSGAQFGITVTALMVGYLGEALLVRGLTDSYADAGLLARAAMISLFSIGTLVFSTVLQMVIGELGPKNWAIARPVPLARALSRSTLIYLTILGPVIALFDKASNALLRSVGIEPVEELPQGATPEDLTRIIAESHSGGTLDEDLSTLLGRGLAFRDRVAEEVMTPRTSVQTIQADEQAAVVLDALQSGHSRFPVIGRDIDDIVGVIGLHDLLDVEPEVRRTALVRDLADDALILPESLPLPKVLEALREGHQQMAVVVDEYGGFAGIVTFEDVAEEVVGEIWDEDDDEEATSAARPDGIWDLSARLRIDEVAQLTGVELPEHEHYDTLSGLVLDQLGRTADEGDSVVVTWNSRDGEGEEYVHLTRIDVVTTQRYVPETVTLHPMVTRTLEEWRDLGDEEREHLGDGLVIATAQAEDQLEVAR
- a CDS encoding C40 family peptidase; this translates as MTQRITGRHRRPGRLSTTSSALTRTAAVAATSTGLLAGVALTANATPDLPQDRGEGLQRIGGQVTADRTVTVDRPAEAVAAPEDVDLASFGIGGFTAFTPVVEEPEPEPVVEQAAPATDQVTEQAAEQVSTREETTASRTNERQAQPEPAVQAEPAVQAEPEPEPVVQAEPEPEPAAPAPSGGILGIAAAYTGYMYSYGGSSPATGFDCSGYTSWVFGQAGISLPRTAAAQQSYATPVSNPQPGDLIFFGYPAYHVGIYAGNGMMYDSGRPGIPSQYRAVFGGVSGYGRVG
- a CDS encoding metal-dependent transcriptional regulator, with amino-acid sequence MSGDLIDTTEMYLKTIFELEEDGVLPMRARIAERLSQSGPTVSQTVARMERDGLLELAEDRHLVLTDHGRRSAVRVMRKHRLAERLLMDVIGLDPAYVHDEACRWEHVMSEQVEKRILELVEDGTSSPYGNPVPGLDELGQAQAPSAQGVASSELAEQEGRTATTVVRLGEPVQVDPEVLGLLLESGVRPGAAVEVWGEDGRTIVEALEGEAVSLPTDVAAHIFCVPQDAS
- a CDS encoding gamma-glutamyltransferase family protein; this encodes MEFTTRPTLTGTVGMVSSTHWIASSAGMRLLELGGNAADGAVAAGFALQVVEPHLNGPGGDLPLIVSSVEDPTPRVLCGQGPAPAGATPEHFAAAGLDRVPGSGPLATAVPGATVAWLTLLRDRGTVSAQEALEPALHYARHGHPVVPRVSSTIASVRELFESDWHTSADQWLTGGEPPAPGSIVTNPAWADTLERLLEAERDAVRGGGSREDGIDAVLAAWRQGFVAEAIDAFARRAFRHSGGAVLPGVITADDVTSFEATWEDAVTAQWRGHTIAKAGRWSQGPALLQVLAMVDEMAAGDADVTDLDTVEGVHTLVEAWKLAMADREAWLGDSAGEDAFPMADLLDEAYLADRAGLIDARASRELRPGSPGGREPRLAEQALVTEGAGADAADGSAGEPTVQRDGATRGDTCHVDVVDRWGMLVSATPSGGWLQSSPFIPELGFALGSRLQMMWLEQGLPSSLVPGRRPRTTLTPTMVLREGIPVLACGTPGGDQQDQWQSVFLLRHLVGGAELQEAIDAPVFHTTSFPGSFHPRASEPRVLVAESRLGDEVLDGLRARGHEVLDQGPWSLGRMCAVARDPETGVLSAGANPRGMQGYAVGR
- the pdxH gene encoding pyridoxamine 5'-phosphate oxidase, with the translated sequence MSGALGGRTDYTGEGILEQDAPEAPLPLVREWFDQALARHEEHGDVPEPAALWVATVDTDGMPDVRAVLMRFLDPGGPGFLTSTDSAKGLQLAANDKVAATLTWAGMFRAVRFRGRAQELPEELVEDYFRSRPYGSRISAHASTQSAPVADRETLERAYQECAQRWPDRGSPDDVPRPETWGGYRIVPERVEVWAGRRDRLHDRLVWERAAQGGLDDPAAWRRSRIQP
- a CDS encoding hemolysin family protein; translation: MSTTQALLVSLVLLVANGFFVGAEFAIVAAKRHRLEERAEAGSRSARAAVDASRELSLMLAGAQLGITLCTLALGALAKPAVAYLLEPVIHALGVPDVAVHAIAVVFAVSIVVFLHMVVGEMAPKSWAISHPESSAMLLALPFRAFTWLARPVLWLMNALANLLLRLGGIDPVDALGNAQSPADLQLLLAQSHEHGVLEDADHQILTGALRLEEETVEAVMFGTTEAVTIPRTATAADVERISHASGRSRLFVVEPTGRQGQQRIRGLVHVRDAILASAQGRGGGSLGDFLQPVASLPASMPLIDAVSSLRQQRGQLALVRDDAGRVVGMASMEDILEQILGEFDDESDPESDSADAGADEQPAPQVQASPA